The following coding sequences are from one Shewanella violacea DSS12 window:
- a CDS encoding DUF2804 domain-containing protein, protein MGLAQTRPSQVVNKLVTMAAPKELMDSQGKPIFGYFDGPVTDLALERFAYFNEMDKPASSLNKHFHFKQFQFVSLVTPRYIIGVAIADIRYIGSAFCYLYDISKNQITETSWLKPLGMGYRMEPSPMSGCAKISSAKGTIEFNLREGVWHLAITTQSIEAKLELESPPLSLPISLCTPTGYSGWTYTQKHNGLKPKGTLTINAEPQPLNKALAGYDFSAGYMRRETSWRWASINAHTQDGTIGLNLAAGVNETGACENVFWINGERHLLGPVRFEFSRENGNPVSKPVASWRIYSDNGQIDLTFQPRNCRSEKLNLWLLKSNFRQYVGHYSGQIIDNLGNKHTLHKVLGLTEDHFALW, encoded by the coding sequence ATGGGATTAGCGCAAACTCGTCCAAGCCAGGTAGTGAATAAGCTAGTCACAATGGCCGCGCCTAAGGAACTTATGGACAGTCAAGGTAAGCCTATTTTTGGTTATTTTGATGGGCCAGTAACAGACTTAGCGCTAGAGAGGTTCGCTTATTTCAATGAGATGGATAAGCCTGCTTCATCTTTAAACAAGCACTTTCATTTTAAACAGTTTCAATTTGTTAGTCTGGTTACGCCTAGATATATTATAGGTGTCGCTATCGCCGATATTCGCTATATTGGCAGCGCTTTTTGCTATCTTTATGACATCAGTAAGAATCAAATAACGGAAACATCTTGGCTCAAACCTCTGGGGATGGGCTATCGAATGGAACCTTCTCCTATGTCTGGTTGCGCTAAGATCAGCAGCGCTAAGGGGACCATAGAGTTTAATTTGCGCGAGGGTGTGTGGCATCTGGCTATTACAACTCAGTCTATCGAGGCCAAACTTGAGCTTGAATCACCTCCCTTAAGTCTGCCCATCTCACTTTGTACTCCGACGGGATACAGTGGTTGGACTTATACCCAGAAACATAATGGATTAAAACCCAAGGGAACACTGACGATTAATGCTGAGCCTCAGCCGCTCAATAAGGCGTTAGCCGGATATGATTTTTCTGCTGGATATATGCGTCGTGAGACTAGCTGGCGCTGGGCTAGTATTAATGCCCATACTCAAGATGGCACCATAGGCTTGAATCTAGCCGCCGGTGTGAATGAGACCGGCGCTTGCGAAAATGTATTTTGGATCAATGGCGAGCGCCACCTGCTAGGTCCGGTACGTTTCGAGTTTAGCCGAGAGAATGGCAATCCTGTCTCTAAGCCTGTAGCAAGTTGGCGTATCTATTCCGACAATGGCCAAATAGATCTGACTTTTCAGCCCAGAAATTGCCGCTCAGAGAAACTAAACCTCTGGCTGTTAAAGAGTAACTTCAGGCAGTATGTCGGTCACTATTCGGGTCAGATAATTGATAACTTAGGCAACAAGCATACCTTGCATAAGGTACTTGGCCTTACCGAAGATCACTTTGCCCTTTGGTAG
- a CDS encoding YajG family lipoprotein, with amino-acid sequence MKRLILLFTASVLLSACANHAPSHIALHPQVPKVQQQTNSRQTLAIETIDTRSANFIVRFNNGADAAKLVSPSEAPRKQMDRVFRAGFTQAGYQIDPSSVKHVQIQVEQLLTDVTESTFSFEAKSNIIINIIAKNSRQVLTKRYSARGTLSGPFSADYAQLELEMNKLLGQLSSEIINDPELNQFIQQ; translated from the coding sequence ATGAAACGTCTTATTCTATTGTTCACCGCATCAGTTTTACTGTCTGCCTGTGCCAATCATGCTCCCAGCCACATAGCCTTGCACCCACAAGTGCCCAAGGTACAACAGCAAACGAATTCTCGTCAGACACTAGCCATAGAGACAATAGATACTCGCTCAGCCAATTTCATCGTAAGATTTAACAATGGCGCTGATGCGGCAAAATTAGTCAGCCCCTCAGAAGCGCCCAGAAAACAGATGGATCGAGTCTTTCGAGCAGGATTTACCCAAGCGGGTTATCAAATCGATCCAAGCTCAGTTAAACATGTGCAGATTCAAGTAGAGCAGCTACTCACAGATGTGACAGAATCCACATTCAGTTTCGAAGCCAAGAGCAATATCATCATTAATATTATCGCAAAAAATAGTCGTCAGGTGCTAACCAAGCGTTACTCGGCTCGAGGCACATTATCCGGTCCTTTCAGTGCAGATTATGCCCAGTTAGAGCTTGAAATGAACAAGTTACTCGGACAACTCAGTAGCGAGATAATCAACGACCCTGAGCTTAATCAATTTATCCAACAATAA
- a CDS encoding peptidylprolyl isomerase produces MFRKICTLLLLTMTVSISSLAMAIDIQPNTLYPKVELDTSMGTIVLELDRTRAPITVDNFLTYVVKGHYDNTLFHRVIADFVVQGGGLDLNQEEKPYDAPIVNESGNGLSNSFGTIAMARDNDPHSATSQFYFNVADNKRLDPSSRRWGYAVFGEITQGEDVLAAMAGVATEHNSKLDWPDFPVKDIILKKATLLPRDE; encoded by the coding sequence ATGTTTCGTAAAATTTGCACATTATTACTACTCACCATGACCGTGAGTATAAGTTCCTTGGCCATGGCCATAGATATTCAACCCAATACTCTGTATCCCAAAGTCGAGCTCGACACTAGCATGGGCACCATAGTGCTAGAGCTAGATAGAACCCGAGCCCCCATTACAGTGGATAACTTTCTCACTTATGTGGTCAAGGGTCATTATGACAATACCCTGTTCCACCGTGTTATCGCCGATTTTGTGGTGCAAGGCGGCGGACTCGACCTTAATCAAGAAGAGAAGCCCTATGATGCTCCTATCGTTAACGAATCGGGCAATGGACTGTCGAACAGCTTCGGCACTATAGCCATGGCAAGGGATAATGATCCTCATTCGGCCACCAGCCAATTCTATTTCAATGTTGCAGATAATAAACGCTTAGACCCATCATCGAGACGATGGGGATATGCCGTGTTTGGTGAAATCACCCAAGGCGAAGACGTGCTCGCCGCAATGGCTGGTGTGGCGACAGAACACAACAGCAAGCTTGACTGGCCTGACTTCCCTGTTAAAGACATCATTTTAAAGAAAGCGACACTTTTACCAAGAGACGAGTAA
- a CDS encoding AmpG family muropeptide MFS transporter, with the protein MLSSASSKLDQVKDAFSIYCHKRVLVLLLLGFSAGLPLMLVFSTLSFWLRESGIDRAAIGYFSWIALAYGFKWAWSPLVDRLSLPILTKLLGRRRGWMLFAQILLVGAILGMSFSDPVKDLERLALFALMVAFASATQDIVIDAFRIESAPEKMQAALAAAYQVGYRSAMIIATAGALTIAAWVSPGNDEYSLLSWQMAYMIMAGLMSVGILTTLFCKEPDVEVKQADEQEQLIMQELKQRYPKVIANILSWLYTASVLPFMDFFKRYGRNAILILLLISCYRISDIVMGIMANVFYVDMGFSKTEIATISKVYGLIMTLVGAGFGGLLIARFGTMKILFVGALLVAVTNLLFAWQAVIGYNVPFLTLAISIDNFSAGIATAAFIAYLSSLTSAGYSATQYALLSSIMLLFPKFIAGFSGVYVDNFGYVNFFIAASAIGFPVLLLVYIVDKRTRHDELNKVNDAMEEESDEASVTKN; encoded by the coding sequence ATGTTATCTTCAGCCTCCTCCAAGCTTGACCAAGTCAAAGACGCTTTCTCGATTTACTGCCACAAACGCGTCTTAGTCTTGCTACTACTCGGTTTTTCAGCCGGTCTGCCCTTGATGCTAGTGTTCTCGACATTGTCATTCTGGTTAAGAGAATCGGGCATAGATAGAGCCGCCATAGGATATTTCAGCTGGATAGCCCTCGCCTATGGATTCAAGTGGGCCTGGTCCCCCCTGGTAGACAGACTCTCTCTGCCCATCTTAACCAAACTACTTGGACGCAGACGAGGCTGGATGCTATTTGCTCAAATACTCTTGGTTGGGGCTATTTTAGGCATGTCCTTCAGCGATCCGGTCAAAGATCTTGAGCGACTGGCTCTGTTTGCACTTATGGTCGCCTTTGCCTCTGCCACCCAAGATATCGTCATAGATGCCTTTAGAATCGAATCTGCACCAGAGAAGATGCAGGCGGCACTAGCTGCGGCCTACCAGGTTGGCTATCGCAGTGCGATGATCATTGCCACCGCAGGCGCATTAACCATTGCAGCTTGGGTCTCCCCTGGTAACGATGAATACAGTTTATTGTCCTGGCAAATGGCTTACATGATCATGGCAGGCCTAATGTCCGTAGGCATTTTGACCACTCTTTTTTGTAAAGAGCCCGACGTAGAGGTTAAGCAGGCCGACGAGCAAGAACAGCTCATCATGCAAGAGTTAAAGCAACGCTATCCTAAGGTTATAGCCAATATTTTATCTTGGTTATACACGGCCAGCGTGTTGCCATTTATGGACTTCTTTAAGCGATACGGACGCAATGCCATACTGATCTTATTGCTGATATCTTGTTATCGCATCTCAGATATTGTCATGGGGATCATGGCAAATGTATTTTATGTCGATATGGGCTTCAGTAAAACAGAGATAGCAACAATTAGTAAGGTTTATGGCCTGATAATGACCTTAGTCGGTGCTGGATTTGGCGGTTTATTGATAGCCAGATTTGGTACCATGAAGATACTCTTCGTCGGTGCATTACTGGTTGCTGTGACTAACTTACTCTTTGCCTGGCAAGCTGTCATTGGCTACAACGTGCCATTTTTGACCTTGGCCATTTCCATCGATAACTTCAGTGCTGGCATTGCCACTGCAGCCTTTATAGCCTACCTATCCAGCTTGACGAGCGCTGGATATAGTGCGACTCAATACGCGCTACTCTCATCCATCATGTTACTTTTCCCTAAATTTATCGCCGGATTCTCCGGAGTCTATGTCGATAATTTCGGTTATGTAAACTTCTTCATCGCCGCCAGTGCCATAGGCTTTCCAGTTCTACTCCTGGTGTATATTGTCGATAAACGCACCCGTCATGATGAGCTCAATAAGGTTAATGACGCCATGGAAGAAGAATCCGATGAGGCTTCGGTGACTAAGAATTAG
- a CDS encoding YajQ family cyclic di-GMP-binding protein has translation MPSMDIVSEVDEVELRNAVDNSVRELKSRFDFRGKEASIEYKDHIVTLSAEDDFQCLQLVDILRMQMSKRNVDPGSMDVDEKAVHSGKTFSLKVRFKEGIETLIAKKLVKKIKDSKIKVQSSIQGDSVRVTGKKRDDLQAVMALAREADLGQPFQFDNFRD, from the coding sequence ATGCCATCAATGGATATAGTTTCTGAAGTCGATGAAGTTGAATTACGTAACGCGGTCGATAACTCGGTACGTGAGCTTAAGAGTCGTTTCGACTTTCGCGGCAAGGAAGCGAGCATCGAATATAAAGATCATATAGTGACGCTATCTGCTGAAGATGACTTTCAGTGCCTGCAATTGGTCGATATTTTGCGCATGCAGATGAGTAAGCGTAACGTTGATCCTGGATCTATGGATGTCGATGAAAAAGCGGTTCACAGCGGAAAAACCTTCTCATTGAAAGTACGATTCAAAGAGGGAATAGAAACCTTAATTGCTAAGAAGTTAGTTAAGAAGATAAAGGACAGTAAAATTAAAGTTCAGTCTTCAATTCAGGGCGATTCTGTTCGAGTAACAGGCAAGAAACGTGATGATCTGCAGGCCGTTATGGCACTAGCTCGTGAAGCAGACTTAGGTCAACCTTTTCAGTTTGACAATTTCAGAGACTAG
- a CDS encoding VanZ family protein, whose translation MISKQHIFRLSLVIAVIVISYLVFSRPHYPQLFSNMDKVGHLGSFFCLSLLTYLAFKPKWYLLTATLSVYAIFIELVQSRLPYRSASVADFIADMAGILLFYFCLWSYKRYFSATKVTESR comes from the coding sequence TTGATATCTAAACAACATATTTTTAGGCTTAGCCTAGTCATAGCGGTAATAGTCATCAGCTACCTGGTATTTTCTAGGCCGCATTATCCTCAGCTGTTTTCGAATATGGATAAAGTGGGCCATCTTGGCAGCTTCTTTTGTTTATCTCTACTGACATATTTAGCGTTTAAGCCTAAGTGGTACTTGCTTACAGCTACGCTGTCGGTTTATGCCATCTTCATTGAACTGGTGCAATCTAGGCTGCCCTATCGCAGCGCCTCTGTGGCCGACTTTATTGCCGATATGGCAGGTATTTTACTTTTCTATTTTTGTCTTTGGAGTTATAAGCGCTACTTTAGTGCCACTAAGGTCACCGAATCCCGCTAA
- a CDS encoding ketopantoate reductase family protein: protein MCNPSIAILGAGAIGQLIYHQLVKAELAPYFITRGKTSGQEVLTLTHLNGQVTQSTAELHCIASSDTYKSECLLLSNTRLLIVCVKSYQVLDAIKSAISQLPKSCHILLLHNGLGPHLEVEPLLQGRGLSLGTTSQGAFRQDTWRLKQTGTGITQIGHLSGPLMPSALKLSLLRAIPDSEWCTPILPYLWQKLAINAAINPLTAIENCPNGALAAPKYKQEIDDIVTELVDVAMATGIELDKLALTNRVYSVIELTSANFSSMHQDVTNKRRTEIDSINGYILARAKEYGLTTKVNLSLVKRIKSIEASYLN, encoded by the coding sequence ATGTGTAACCCATCTATAGCCATCCTTGGCGCTGGCGCCATCGGACAACTGATTTATCATCAGCTAGTAAAGGCCGAACTAGCCCCCTATTTTATTACTCGGGGAAAGACCTCAGGCCAAGAGGTGCTCACCCTGACCCATTTAAATGGTCAAGTGACACAGTCCACCGCAGAGCTCCATTGTATAGCGTCATCAGACACATATAAAAGTGAGTGCCTACTATTGAGCAATACACGATTACTCATCGTCTGTGTAAAATCCTATCAGGTCCTTGATGCAATAAAATCTGCCATATCACAACTTCCCAAGAGCTGTCACATACTGCTGCTTCACAATGGTTTAGGTCCTCACCTTGAAGTGGAACCCTTGCTCCAAGGCAGAGGCTTGAGTTTAGGCACTACCTCTCAGGGCGCATTTAGGCAAGACACTTGGCGGCTCAAACAAACTGGCACAGGAATAACTCAAATAGGTCACCTAAGCGGTCCATTGATGCCATCGGCTCTGAAGCTGAGCTTGCTTAGAGCGATTCCAGATAGTGAGTGGTGCACACCAATTTTGCCGTATCTTTGGCAAAAACTTGCGATTAATGCGGCAATAAACCCGCTTACAGCAATAGAAAACTGCCCCAATGGCGCCCTCGCAGCACCCAAATATAAGCAAGAAATTGACGATATAGTCACTGAACTGGTCGATGTCGCTATGGCTACAGGAATAGAACTGGACAAGTTAGCACTCACCAACCGAGTGTACAGTGTTATCGAGCTCACCAGTGCCAACTTCTCCTCCATGCATCAAGATGTGACGAATAAACGACGAACCGAGATAGACAGCATCAACGGTTATATCCTAGCCAGAGCTAAGGAATATGGGCTAACCACTAAGGTTAACCTTTCACTCGTTAAACGCATAAAATCAATCGAAGCTAGTTACCTAAATTAG